The Rattus rattus isolate New Zealand chromosome 1, Rrattus_CSIRO_v1, whole genome shotgun sequence genome includes a region encoding these proteins:
- the LOC116890206 gene encoding keratin, type II cytoskeletal 73: protein MNRQFTCKSGTANRGFSGCSAVLSGGSASSYRAGGKGLGGGFSSRSLYSLRSPRSISFNVASGSGRTGGYGFGRNRASGFAGSMFGGGALGPSNPSLCLPGGIHQVTVNKSLLAPLNVELDPEIQKVRAQEREQIKALNNKFASFIDKVRFLEQQNQVLQTKWELLQQLDLSNCRRNLEPVYEAHISSLQKQLDSLSGDRVRLDSELRGMRDAVEDCKKRYEEEINKRTTAENEFVVLKKDVDAAYMSKVELQAKVDALDGEIKFLKCLYEGEITQMQSHISDTSVVLSMDNNRNLDLDSIIAEVRAQYEDIALKSKAEAEMVYQTKFQELQLAAGRHGDDLKHTRNEISELTRLIQRLRSEIESVKKQCSNLETAIADAEQRGDCALKDAQAKLDDLERALHQAKEELARMLREHQELMSMKLALDIEIATYRKLLEGEECRMSGEHTNAVSISVISSSTTGAVGAGTSFGFSNPSTYGYRPSSVAGGYGILSGGCVTGSGNCSPRGDTKTRLGSASEFKEVSGKTLALGSPSKKTMR, encoded by the exons ATGAATCGCCAATTCACCTGCAAGTCTGGAACTGCCAACAGGGGCTTCAGCGGCTGCTCGGCTGTGCTATCAGGAGGCAGCGCATCCTCCTACCGGGCAGGGGGCAAAGGGCTCGGTGGAGGCTTCAGCAGTCGGAGCCTCTACAGCCTGAGGAGTCCCAGGAGCATCTCCTTCAACGTGGCTAGTGGCAGCGGGCGCACTGGGGGATATGGGTTTGGCCGGAATCGGGCCAGCGGCTTTGCAGGCAGCATGTTTGGCGGTGGGGCTCTGGGGCCTTCAAATCCATCCCTGTGCCTGCCTGGCGGCATCCACCAGGTCACAGTCAATAAAAGCCTTCTGGCCCCACTCAACGTGGAGCTGGACCCGGAGATCCAGAAGGTGCGCGCCCAGGAGCGGGAGCAGATCAAGGCACTGAACAACAAGTTCGCCTCCTTCATCGACAAG GTGCGCTTCCTGGAGCAGCAGAACCAGGTGCTGCAGACCAAGTGGGAGCTGCTGCAGCAGCTGGACCTGAGCAACTGCAGGAGGAACCTGGAGCCTGTTTACGAGGCCCACATCAGCAGCCTGCAGAAGCAGCTGGATTCGCTATCCGGGGACAGGGTGAGGCTGGACTCCGAGCTGAGGGGCATGCGGGATGCCGTGGAGGACTGCAAGAAGAG GtatgaagaagaaataaacaagcGTACAACTGCTGAGAATGAATTTGTGGTGCTTAAGAAG GATGTGGATGCCGCATACATGAGCAAGGTGGAGCTCCAGGCCAAGGTGGACGCCCTGGATGGAGAGATCAAGTTCCTCAAGTGTCTGTACGAGGGG GAGATTACTCAGATGCAGTCGCACATAAGCGACACCTCTGTGGTCCTCTCCATGGACAACAACCGCAACCTGGACCTGGACAGCATCATCGCTGAGGTCCGAGCTCAGTACGAGGACATTGCCCTGAAGAGCAAGGCGGAGGCTGAGATGGTGTACCAGACCAAG TTCCAAGAGCTGCAGCTGGCAGCTGGCCGGCATGGAGATGACCTCAAGCACACCAGGAACGAGATCTCTGAGTTGACCCGGCTCATCCAGAGACTGCGATCAGAAATCGAGAGTGTGAAGAAGCAA TGCTCCAACCTAGAGACAGCCATTGCTGATGCTGAGCAGCGAGGTGACTGTGCCCTCAAGGATGCCCAGGCTAAGCTGGATGATTTGGAGAGAGCCCTGCACCAGGCCAAGGAGGAGCTGGCCCGGATGCTGCGTGAGCACCAGGAGCTGATGAGTATGAAGCTGGCCCTGGACATTGAGATCGCCACCTACCGAAAACTGCTGGAAGGGGAGGAGTGCAG GATGTCTGGAGAACACACCAATGCAGTGAGCATTT CCGTCATCAGCAGTTCCACGACTGGGGCAGTCGGTGCCGGGACCAGTTTTGGGTTCAGTAACCCTAGCACCTATGGCTACCGGCCGAGTTCTGTAGCTGGGGGCTATGGCATACTGTCAGGGGGCTGTGTCACAGGTAGTGGGAACTGCAGTCCCCGTGGAGATACCAAGACCAGACTGGGTAGTGCAAGTGAATTTAAGGAGGTTTCGGGAAAGACCTTGGCTTTGGGCTCACCCTCTAAGAAAACCATGAGATAA
- the LOC116890207 gene encoding keratin, type II cytoskeletal 72 isoform X1 — MSRQLTLYPGAERLGFSGCSAVISGRFSGSHASVRAGVKGAAFGSRSLFCVGGGRRLALSSAGRSGGFTLGHGGASGGRPGGFVGTVFGSAGLGPTCPSVCPPGGISQVVVNKSLLAPLNVELDPEIQKVRAQEREQIKALNNKFASFIDKVRFLEQQNQVLETKWELLQQLDQNNSRRSLEPVHESYISNLQKQLEILSGDRVRLDSELRNMREVVEDCKKRYEVEINRRTAAENEFVVLKKDVDAAYMNKVELQAKVDSMTDDIKFFKVLFEGEIAQMQSHISDTSVILSMDNNRQLDLDSILAEVRAQYEEIAVKSKAETESMYQCKIQELQATAGQHGDDLKLTKSEITEINRLIQRIHSEIGNVKKQCSNLETAIADAEQRGDCALKDARAKLDQLEGVLQQSKEELARMLREHQELMNVKLALDMEIATYRKLLESEESRMAGEYPSSVSISVVSSTNAGPGGAGFSVGFGASSNYNYRPLALEVKTKGSCGSELKDPPAKTSASSCASKKASR; from the exons ATGAGCCGCCAGTTGACCCTCTATCCTGGTGCTGAGCGCCTGGGTTTCAGTGGTTGCTCGGCCGTCATCTCAGGCCGGTTCAGTGGCAGCCACGCCTCGGTCCGGGCTGGGGTCAAGGGAGCAGCATTTGGCAGCAGAAGCCTGTTTTGTGTCGGGGGCGGCCGGAGACTGGCATTGAGCTCTGCGGGGCGGAGTGGCGGCTTCACTCTGGGTCACGGAGGGGCGAGCGGTGGGCGTCCCGGGGGCTTCGTGGGCACTGTCTTTGGCAGCGCGGGCTTGGGGCCCACGTGCCCATCTGTGTGCCCGCCCGGTGGCATCTCCCAGGTCGTCGTCAACAAGAGCCTTTTGGCCCCACTCAATGTGGAGCTGGATCCAGAGATCCAGAAGGTGCGCGCCCAGGAGAGGGAGCAGATCAAGGCTCTGAACAACAAGTTTGCCTCCTTCATCGACAAG GTGCGCTTCCTGGAGCAGCAGAACCAGGTGCTGGAGACCAAGTGGGAGCTGCTGCAGCAGCTGGACCAGAACAACTCCAGGAGGAGCCTGGAGCCGGTACATGAGAGTTACATCAGCAACCTGCAGAAGCAGCTGGAGATCCTGTCTGGGGACAGGGTGAGGCTGGACTCGGAGCTGAGGAACATGAGGGAAGTGGTGGAGGACTGTAAGAAGAG GTACGAGGTGGAGATTAACAGACGCACGGCTGCCGAGAATGAGTTTGTGGTGCTGAAGAAG GATGTGGATGCTGCTTACATGAACAAGGTGGAGCTCCAGGCCAAGGTGGACTCCATGACAGATGACATCAAATTCTTCAAGGTCCTCTTTGAAGGG GAGATTGCTCAGATGCAGTCCCACATCAGCGACACGTCCGTCATTCTGTCCATGGACAATAATCGGCAGCTGGACCTGGACAGCATCCTGGCCGAGGTTCGAGCCCAGTATGAGGAGATTGCGGTGAAGAGTAAGGCGGAGACAGAGAGCATGTACCAGTGTAAG ATCCAGGAGCTGCAGGCCACTGCAGGCCAGCACggggatgacctcaaactcaccaagTCCGAGATCACAGAGATCAACAGGCTGATCCAGAGAATCCACTCAGAGATAGGAAACGTGAAGAAACAG TGCTCCAACCTGGAGACGGCCATTGCTGACGCTGAACAGAGAGGTGACTGTGCTCTCAAGGATGCCCGGGCCAAGCTGGACCAGCTGGAGGGAGTCCTGCAGCAGTCCAAGGAAGAGCTGGCCCGCATGCTGCGTGAGCACCAGGAGCTCATGAACGTCAAGCTGGCCCTGGACATGGAGATCGCCACCTACAGGAAGCTGCTGGAGAGCGAGGAGAGCCG gATGGCTGGTGAATACCCAAGTTCTGTGAGCATTT CTGTTGTTAGCAGTACCAATGCAGGACCAGGAGGGGCTGGCTTCAGTGTGGGCTTTGGTGCCTCGAGCAACTACAACTACAGACCTCTGGCCCTGGAGGTGAAGACTAAGGGCAGCTGCGGCAGCGAGCTCAAGGATCCCCCGGCCAAAACCTCAGCCAGCAGCTGTGCGAGCAAAAAGGCCTCCAGATGA
- the LOC116890207 gene encoding keratin, type II cytoskeletal 72 isoform X2, with product MSRQLTLYPGAERLGFSGCSAVISGRFSGSHASVRAGVKGAAFGSRSLFCVGGGRRLALSSAGRSGGFTLGHGGASGGRPGGFVGTVFGSAGLGPTCPSVCPPGGISQVVVNKSLLAPLNVELDPEIQKVRAQEREQIKALNNKFASFIDKVRFLEQQNQVLETKWELLQQLDQNNSRRSLEPVHESYISNLQKQLEILSGDRVRLDSELRNMREVVEDCKKRYEVEINRRTAAENEFVVLKKDVDAAYMNKVELQAKVDSMTDDIKFFKVLFEGEIAQMQSHISDTSVILSMDNNRQLDLDSILAEVRAQYEEIAVKSKAETESMYQCKCSNLETAIADAEQRGDCALKDARAKLDQLEGVLQQSKEELARMLREHQELMNVKLALDMEIATYRKLLESEESRMAGEYPSSVSISVVSSTNAGPGGAGFSVGFGASSNYNYRPLALEVKTKGSCGSELKDPPAKTSASSCASKKASR from the exons ATGAGCCGCCAGTTGACCCTCTATCCTGGTGCTGAGCGCCTGGGTTTCAGTGGTTGCTCGGCCGTCATCTCAGGCCGGTTCAGTGGCAGCCACGCCTCGGTCCGGGCTGGGGTCAAGGGAGCAGCATTTGGCAGCAGAAGCCTGTTTTGTGTCGGGGGCGGCCGGAGACTGGCATTGAGCTCTGCGGGGCGGAGTGGCGGCTTCACTCTGGGTCACGGAGGGGCGAGCGGTGGGCGTCCCGGGGGCTTCGTGGGCACTGTCTTTGGCAGCGCGGGCTTGGGGCCCACGTGCCCATCTGTGTGCCCGCCCGGTGGCATCTCCCAGGTCGTCGTCAACAAGAGCCTTTTGGCCCCACTCAATGTGGAGCTGGATCCAGAGATCCAGAAGGTGCGCGCCCAGGAGAGGGAGCAGATCAAGGCTCTGAACAACAAGTTTGCCTCCTTCATCGACAAG GTGCGCTTCCTGGAGCAGCAGAACCAGGTGCTGGAGACCAAGTGGGAGCTGCTGCAGCAGCTGGACCAGAACAACTCCAGGAGGAGCCTGGAGCCGGTACATGAGAGTTACATCAGCAACCTGCAGAAGCAGCTGGAGATCCTGTCTGGGGACAGGGTGAGGCTGGACTCGGAGCTGAGGAACATGAGGGAAGTGGTGGAGGACTGTAAGAAGAG GTACGAGGTGGAGATTAACAGACGCACGGCTGCCGAGAATGAGTTTGTGGTGCTGAAGAAG GATGTGGATGCTGCTTACATGAACAAGGTGGAGCTCCAGGCCAAGGTGGACTCCATGACAGATGACATCAAATTCTTCAAGGTCCTCTTTGAAGGG GAGATTGCTCAGATGCAGTCCCACATCAGCGACACGTCCGTCATTCTGTCCATGGACAATAATCGGCAGCTGGACCTGGACAGCATCCTGGCCGAGGTTCGAGCCCAGTATGAGGAGATTGCGGTGAAGAGTAAGGCGGAGACAGAGAGCATGTACCAGTGTAAG TGCTCCAACCTGGAGACGGCCATTGCTGACGCTGAACAGAGAGGTGACTGTGCTCTCAAGGATGCCCGGGCCAAGCTGGACCAGCTGGAGGGAGTCCTGCAGCAGTCCAAGGAAGAGCTGGCCCGCATGCTGCGTGAGCACCAGGAGCTCATGAACGTCAAGCTGGCCCTGGACATGGAGATCGCCACCTACAGGAAGCTGCTGGAGAGCGAGGAGAGCCG gATGGCTGGTGAATACCCAAGTTCTGTGAGCATTT CTGTTGTTAGCAGTACCAATGCAGGACCAGGAGGGGCTGGCTTCAGTGTGGGCTTTGGTGCCTCGAGCAACTACAACTACAGACCTCTGGCCCTGGAGGTGAAGACTAAGGGCAGCTGCGGCAGCGAGCTCAAGGATCCCCCGGCCAAAACCTCAGCCAGCAGCTGTGCGAGCAAAAAGGCCTCCAGATGA